In Streptomyces sclerotialus, one genomic interval encodes:
- a CDS encoding alpha/beta hydrolase: MPSVESDALRLHFNSFTERLAANPDADLATIRRMLDELQVRSAEPTQVTYEEVVAGDHPAILCTPTQRSATGAVLYLHGGGFIGSSMHTHRKLGGHLARLTGALVLVLDYRLAPEAQFPAPLDDAAAALKWLEGQGYARERIALAGDSAGGNLAVSLALRLRDEGEPRVAGIVAFSPWLDLACAGETFESNAAKDAFVQRPVTENMAALYLGDTAVTDPAANPLHADLTGLPPLFVAYGDQETLQSDSERLADKARAAGVDVTTELAEGMQHVYVLMVGRAPEADAAVANAAAWLSSLWGAS; the protein is encoded by the coding sequence ATGCCCAGTGTCGAGTCCGACGCCCTGCGTCTGCACTTCAACTCCTTCACCGAGCGGCTCGCCGCCAACCCGGACGCCGACCTCGCCACGATCCGTCGCATGCTCGACGAGCTGCAGGTGCGCAGCGCCGAGCCGACCCAGGTCACCTACGAGGAGGTGGTGGCCGGCGATCATCCGGCCATCCTCTGCACCCCGACCCAGCGCTCCGCGACCGGCGCCGTCCTCTACCTCCACGGTGGCGGCTTCATCGGCAGCTCGATGCACACGCACCGCAAGCTCGGCGGCCATCTGGCCCGCCTAACGGGAGCGCTCGTGCTGGTACTCGACTACCGGCTGGCGCCGGAGGCACAGTTCCCCGCCCCGCTCGATGACGCGGCTGCGGCGCTGAAGTGGCTGGAGGGCCAGGGGTACGCAAGGGAGAGAATCGCCCTTGCGGGCGACTCCGCCGGCGGAAACCTGGCCGTGTCCCTCGCACTCCGGCTCCGCGACGAAGGCGAACCCCGCGTTGCCGGCATCGTCGCCTTCTCCCCATGGCTCGACCTGGCGTGCGCCGGGGAGACGTTCGAGTCGAACGCCGCGAAGGACGCCTTCGTACAGCGCCCCGTCACCGAGAACATGGCGGCGCTGTACCTCGGCGACACCGCCGTCACCGACCCTGCGGCGAATCCGTTGCACGCCGATCTCACCGGGCTTCCGCCCCTCTTCGTCGCCTATGGCGACCAGGAGACGCTGCAGAGCGACAGCGAGCGGCTGGCCGATAAGGCGCGGGCCGCAGGCGTCGACGTCACCACCGAACTCGCGGAGGGAATGCAACACGTGTATGTCCTCATGGTCGGTCGGGCTCCCGAGGCGGACGCGGCTGTGGCCAACGCGGCCGCATGGCTGAGCTCCCTGTGGGGTGCGTCGTGA
- a CDS encoding flavin reductase family protein encodes MSAALPNELAQPVDTSDLRRVFGAFPSGVVSVCALVEGEPVGMVFSSFTSVSLDPPLVSVCAAHSSETWPTLRRAARLGVSVLGISHADAARKLSSRQGDRFADLEIESSEDGALFLSGAPAWLDCTVETELRGGDHDVVLLRVQRMATSSDTEPLVFHGSRFHRLDSLISPTRG; translated from the coding sequence GTGAGCGCCGCGCTGCCGAACGAGCTCGCGCAACCAGTCGACACCAGCGACCTGCGCCGCGTCTTCGGGGCCTTCCCCAGCGGAGTGGTCTCGGTATGCGCGCTGGTCGAGGGAGAGCCAGTCGGCATGGTATTCAGCTCATTCACCTCCGTCTCCCTCGACCCGCCGCTGGTATCGGTCTGCGCCGCGCACAGCTCCGAGACCTGGCCCACCCTGCGCAGGGCCGCCCGGCTCGGGGTGAGTGTGCTCGGAATCTCACACGCCGACGCGGCGCGCAAGCTCTCCTCGCGGCAGGGCGACAGGTTCGCCGATCTTGAGATCGAGAGCAGCGAGGACGGGGCGCTGTTCCTCTCGGGCGCCCCTGCCTGGCTCGACTGCACGGTCGAAACCGAACTGCGGGGCGGAGACCACGATGTGGTTCTGCTCCGTGTGCAGCGGATGGCGACCTCGAGCGACACCGAGCCCCTGGTCTTCCACGGCTCGCGGTTTCACCGGCTCGACTCGCTGATCAGCCCGACCCGCGGCTGA